ATGTACACATGCTCACCAATTGCTCGCACATGGTGGGCGTTACCAGTGCCAAGGTATCCACCGTCCAATTCGCCCGTCGCCACAGCATTGAATTGTGCAAGCCAATCGTTAATTGAATCTTGTCCTCGCGTTAGATCGTCTGACATCCACGCCGCAATTTCCTTTGCCCCCTCGACGGTGCTTCCTATCCCATGTCGATTCAACATAGGATTCCAAATAACTGCAATTCTAGTTTTCATTTTTTCCTCGGATTGTATACTGGCCAGGCAGTAGCTCCTGTGCCGGCGGGCTTACCATAATATCCCATGATCGGAACCCCGCTTGGCGATGTTCCCATCCATTGACTCGAATTAGCGGGATTGGGGACAGAATTCTTGAAAGCCCCCTCAATTTCCAAAGTCACCTGACGCTTACTCCAAGTCTCAGGGTAAAACGATGTTTCGGCCTTTTTCGGAACCCATTGACCAGTGTCAGGATCTCGCACTTCGATCCTTCCAACGCTAACTCCGTTTGCGTCCGCTTCGCCAATAACCTCAGTTACTCGCACCGACGATGAACGAAGATAGTGCCCGCCAGTTCCAACTTTCGAACCATCCTTAAGCGTATTTACTCCGCCGTCCAAAATATGATCATAACGGACATCAGCGGTGACTGTAGGCTTTCCTGCCTGTTCCTGCACCAGTTCAAATTGGCCTTCCCCCATCGTCACGGACACTTCCGTTAGGCGCATTTTAGATTTTCAAACTGTACCGGGCTGATGTAGCCGATAGTGGAATGACGCCGGCGTGGATTGTAGAACCTTTCGATATAGTCGAACACATCGGCACGTAAATCATCCCTGGTCCGGTAGTGCTTTTTGCTTAAGCGCTCAGTCTTGAGCGTCGAGAAGAAACTCTCCATTGCAGCGTTGTCCCAGCAATTACCGCGTCGACTCATGCTGCAAACGATGCCGTGAGACTCGAGCAAGCGCTGGAAATCCTCACTCGTGTATTGCGAGCCCTGGTCGGAGTGATGCACCACTGCACGAGGACGGCCGCGTCGGAAAATTGCCATTAGCAGAGCATCCATCACCAGTTGTGCCGTCATCGTCGGCTGCATCGACCAGCCCACCACACGCCGCGAATACAGGTCGAGGACAACAGCGACAAACAGCCAGCCTTCGCCAGTCCACACATAAGTAAAGTCGGCCGCCCATTTCTGGTTCGGCCCTGTCGCTTCAAACTGCCGGTCCAACAGATTCGGCGCGATGGCGTGGACTGGCGAATCGAGCTGTCCTGGCGCACGACGTCGCTTGTGGCGGGCCTTGATGCCGGCCGCTTTCATCAGTCGCGCTACGCGGTTCTCGCTGCAGGACAAACCGGCGTCGATAAGGTCTCGCACTACCCGCGGTGAACCATATGTGCCATCGCTGGCATCAAAGCTGTGCTTGATTGCCTTGAGAAGCTGGGCATTCTCGCGTTCATGCGCACTTGCAGGCCGTCCAAGCCAGTCGTAAAAACCGCTGCTCGATACGCCGAGTAGACGGCACATCATTCGCGTTGGCCAGATGGTTCGATATTTGGCGATGAAGCCGTACTTCACTTGAGGTCGGCTGCGAAGTAGCCGAGCGCCTTTTTTAATATGTCGCGCTCCGTCTTGACCTTCGCCAGCTCGCGTCGCATACGCTCGTATTCCTGGGCCGACACTTTCTCGCTCCGGAAGGCGACCTCTGCATCGACGTCGGCATCTCTGCACCACCGTCCCAGCAAATTGGCGCCAATGCCAAGGTCACGGGCTATCGCCGCCTTGCTCGCACCAGGCTGGCCTACCAGCTTGACTGCTTCGCGCTTAAACTCTTCTGAAAATACCCGTCTTTCACGTGCCATGTAATACCTCCGATAGGGACATCATACCTATCGAAAGTGTCCGTCGTGGTGGGGGAAGGCCACCCATGGCCAAGCAGGAACAGTCCACCCGGTTCGCCAGGCCGTAGCAGGCTGACAGGCTAACCAACGGCTTATCGATTCAGCGCATGGGCGACGCGAACGACGACAGATAGGTACCTGAGGAGAATCAGAACTTGGGTGTATGCGAGGAGATAGGATGGAGGCGAGGACGGGAGTCGAACCCGTCTAGACGGCTTTGCAGGCCGCTGCATAACCGCTTTGCTACCTCGCCCGAGGTGAACTTTGACGATGCTGACATGGCGGGTTATCGACCACATCAACATGAGAAGGCTGGGCTTCTCTGAATCTGGAGCGGGAGAAGAGTCTCGAACTCTCGACCTCAACCTTGGCAAGGTTGCGCTCTACCAACTGAGCTACTCCCGCTTAGGAGTACTACCAATCAC
This genomic stretch from Massilia sp. 9096 harbors:
- a CDS encoding EndoU domain-containing protein, whose amino-acid sequence is MGEGQFELVQEQAGKPTVTADVRYDHILDGGVNTLKDGSKVGTGGHYLRSSSVRVTEVIGEADANGVSVGRIEVRDPDTGQWVPKKAETSFYPETWSKRQVTLEIEGAFKNSVPNPANSSQWMGTSPSGVPIMGYYGKPAGTGATAWPVYNPRKK
- a CDS encoding IS3 family transposase (programmed frameshift); this translates as MARERRVFSEEFKREAVKLVGQPGASKAAIARDLGIGANLLGRWCRDADVDAEVAFRSEKVSAQEYERMRRELAKVKTERDILKKAPRLLRSRPQVKYGFIAKYRTIWPTRMMCRLLGVSSSGFYDWLGRPASAHERENAQLLKAIKHSFDASDGTYGSPRVVRDLIDAGLSCSENRVARLMKAAGIKARHKRRRAPGQLDSPVHAIAPNLLDRQFEATGPNQKWAADFTYVWTGEGWLFVAVVLDLYSRRVVGWSMQPTMTAQLVMDALLMAIFRRGRPRAVVHHSDQGSQYTSEDFQRLLESHGIVCSMSRRGNCWDNAAMESFFSTLKTERLSKKHYRTRDDLRADVFDYIERFYNPRRRHSTIGYISPVQFENLKCA